One segment of Castanea sativa cultivar Marrone di Chiusa Pesio chromosome 3, ASM4071231v1 DNA contains the following:
- the LOC142626790 gene encoding protein argonaute 4-like isoform X4 yields MEKSRQKPQERMKVLSEALKCNKHDSEPLLHSCGILISTSFTQEYGRVLPAPRLKVGNGEDFFPRNGRWNFNNKKLVQPTKIESWAVVIFSARSDTQSLVQDLLKCGDLKGIQIDAPFDVFQENPHNRCALLMARVEKMFQVGVEIPLGTNLSKGSLDPNLLPSTGGGYCFWGKIPLESLYMSWESSPNFSLGQRAEIMTTVNMNSCFSKLFE; encoded by the exons ATGGAAAAATCAAGGCAAAAGCCGCAAGAGAGGATGAAGGTTTTGTCTGAG GCTTTGAAATGTAACAAACATGATTCTGAACCTTTGCTACATTCATGTGGCATTTTAATCAGTACCAGCTTCACTCAAGAGTATGGCCGTGTTTTGCCAGCTCCAAGG TTGAAAGTGGGCAATGGAGAGGATTTCTTTCCTAGGAATGGTCGATGGAATTTCAacaataag AAATTAGTGCAGCCAACAAAGATTGAAAGCTGGGCTGTAGTGATCTTCTCAGCGCGTAGTGATACACAAAGTCTTGTACAGGATCTACTTAAATGCGGAGATCTGAAAGGAATT CAAATAGATGCTCCATTCGATGTGTTTCAAGAGAATCCTCATAATAGATGCGCTTTGCTAATGGCTAGAGTGGAGAAGATGTTTCAGG tTGGAGTTGAAATCCCTTTAGGAACTAATTTGTCGAAGGGTTCTTTGGATCCCAATCTTTTACCAT CAACTGGTGGGGGATACTGCTTTTGGGGCAAGATTCCATTGGAATCACTTTATATGTCATGGGAGAGTTCTCCAAACTTTAGTTTGGGGCAGAGGGCTGAGATTATGACAACTGTAAACATGAATTCTTGTTTC
- the LOC142626790 gene encoding protein argonaute 4A-like isoform X5, which yields MEKSRQKPQERMKVLSEALKCNKHDSEPLLHSCGILISTSFTQEYGRVLPAPRLKVGNGEDFFPRNGRWNFNNKKLVQPTKIESWAVVIFSARSDTQSLVQDLLKCGDLKGIQIDAPFDVFQENPHNRCALLMARVEKMFQGIQSKLPGAPQCIAPTRVNDQYLTNVLLKINAKQLVGDTAFGARFHWNHFICHGRVLQTLVWGRGLRL from the exons ATGGAAAAATCAAGGCAAAAGCCGCAAGAGAGGATGAAGGTTTTGTCTGAG GCTTTGAAATGTAACAAACATGATTCTGAACCTTTGCTACATTCATGTGGCATTTTAATCAGTACCAGCTTCACTCAAGAGTATGGCCGTGTTTTGCCAGCTCCAAGG TTGAAAGTGGGCAATGGAGAGGATTTCTTTCCTAGGAATGGTCGATGGAATTTCAacaataag AAATTAGTGCAGCCAACAAAGATTGAAAGCTGGGCTGTAGTGATCTTCTCAGCGCGTAGTGATACACAAAGTCTTGTACAGGATCTACTTAAATGCGGAGATCTGAAAGGAATT CAAATAGATGCTCCATTCGATGTGTTTCAAGAGAATCCTCATAATAGATGCGCTTTGCTAATGGCTAGAGTGGAGAAGATGTTTCAGGGTATACAATCAAAACTTCCTGGTGCTCCACAGTGCATTGCTCCTACTAGGGTTAATGACCAATATCTTACCAATGTTCTTTTGAAGATCAATGCAAAG CAACTGGTGGGGGATACTGCTTTTGGGGCAAGATTCCATTGGAATCACTTTATATGTCATGGGAGAGTTCTCCAAACTTTAGTTTGGGGCAGAGGGCTGAGATTATGA